The genomic DNA CTCGTAGCTGTTAGCGGTTAGCGGTTAGCTAAATGCTAAATGTAAATGCTAATAAACCGACAAAACGCGACTTTTTGTTCAACTACTAATTACAGGAGCGACGCCATGAAAACCACCATTGCCATTCTTTTACTTGCCGGACTTCAGTTCCTCGTTCCCACCAGTGGAGAAAGTGCCCCAGACGTCAATCAGATCATTGAAAAAACCAACCATGCCGCCTATTATGCCGGCGATGATGGTAAAGCCCAGGTGTCCATGCGCATTATCGATGCCCAGGGCCGAGAGCGCACCCGAGAGTTTAATATTTTACGCCGCGACAGCTCTGATGGCGGCAAACAGCAGTTCTACGTCTACTTTAAAAAACCAAGCGATGTCCGTAAAATGGTCTTTATGGTGCACAAGAACATCGACAGAGATGATGACCGCTGGCTCTACCTGCCGGCTCTTTCTCTGGTTAAACGCATCGCCGCCTCAGACAAACGTACAAGTTTTGTGGGCTCCCATTTTTTCTATGAAGATGTTTCAGGCCGACCGCCCAAAGATGACACGCATGAGCTGATTGAAGAAAATGACACCTACTATGTGATCAAAAACACGCCCAAAGTTGCTGATTCTGTTGAGTTCGCCTCGTATACTGTCTGGATTGATAAAGCTACGTTCATGCCAAAGAAAGCCGAGTACATAAACAAAAATGGCGAGAAATACCGGCTGGTCGAGGCCCTGGAAACCCAGACCATACAAGGCTTCCCCACTGTAATCAAATCACGGGTTGCCGATCTACTCGATGGCGGAGAAACAATCAGCGAGTTCAGTAATATTTCATATAATATTGGCTTGGCCGAAGATATCTTTACGGAACGCTACCTTCATAAACCCCCAGATGAAGCCCGCAGGTAAGGTGGCTCTGATGATAAAATTTTCACTGCCAATAGTTGTGTTCCTGCTTTTCTGCATAACGCCGCAGCAAGTTTTGGCAACCCTCCGAGACACGCTCTACGATGACTACCGAACCGATTTTTATAGTTTCGTAGAGGTTCGCAACGGATGGCGGGTCGACAGA from Desulfobulbaceae bacterium includes the following:
- a CDS encoding outer membrane lipoprotein-sorting protein — translated: MKTTIAILLLAGLQFLVPTSGESAPDVNQIIEKTNHAAYYAGDDGKAQVSMRIIDAQGRERTREFNILRRDSSDGGKQQFYVYFKKPSDVRKMVFMVHKNIDRDDDRWLYLPALSLVKRIAASDKRTSFVGSHFFYEDVSGRPPKDDTHELIEENDTYYVIKNTPKVADSVEFASYTVWIDKATFMPKKAEYINKNGEKYRLVEALETQTIQGFPTVIKSRVADLLDGGETISEFSNISYNIGLAEDIFTERYLHKPPDEARR